GACGATGCGGCCTTCACGCATCGTAAAAAGCTGCAGAGCGACTCGCTGTCGTTCGCGGTAAAACCCTACGATATCGACGTCTCGGTCGGCGGTCGTCGCCATTTTCTGCGTTTCGCCGAGAGCGATCACGGTCTTGTGCAGATCTCGGTAGCGTGCGGCAAGCTCAAATTTGTCCTGCTCTGCAAACTGCCACATTCGCTGCTCAAGCGACTTCGCAAGCTCCTTGTTCTTGCCGTCCAGCAGCGTTCTGACGTCCGCGGCGGCCTCGGCGTATTCTTGCGGCGTGCACAGCCCTTTCACGCACGGGCCGAGGCAGCGTTTCAGATGATATTCCAGACACGGGCGGGGAAGTTTGCCGTCGATCTCGATGTCGCAGGTGCGAAGCTGAAAAGCACGATTTATCAGATTCAGCGTGTTGCGTGCGAGCGTCGCCGGCAGGAACGGCCCGTAATACGTCGAGCCGTCCTTTACCAGACGACGTGTGATGACCACCTTCGGAAACTCCTCGTTGGTCAGCTTCAAATGCGGATACGACTTATCGTCTTTAAGAAAGATATTGAATCGCGGCTTATGTTTCTTGATGAGATTCGATTCCAGAATGAGAGCTTCGACCTCGTTATCAACGACGATGAATTCAAAATCGGAAATGTATTTTACGAGTTGCCGCGTCTTTGGATCGAGATTGCGGCTCGCCTGAAAGTACGACCGCACGCGGTTGCGCAGGTTCTTCGCCTTGCCGATGTAGATGATCCGCCCCGCTTCGTTCTTGTGAATGTAGATGCCCGCAGCGGTCGGGAGTGTTTTGAGCTTTTCGGCGATCGTCACAGACCTATTCTAACCTTTGCGCACGCCGCGGCACACATTCGACGCGAATTGCGATAAACTCATTTTCGTGCGGACGCTGATCACAGATTCTACGGACGAGGCCGCAGAGATAGTTCGCCGCGGCGGGCTCGTTGCGTTCCCGACCGAGACCGTTTACGGGCTAGGCGCGGACGTTTTCAATGAATCGGCCCTTCGCCGCATCTTTGAAGCGAAACAACGGCCGCCGGACAATCCGCTGATCATTCACATCGCTGATATTTCGCAGATCGGAGAACTTGCCGAACATGTCACCGACAAAGCCCGTAAACTAATCGAAGCCTTCTTTCCCGGGCCGCTGACTGTCGTCGTGAAAAAGTGCGAGAGAGTGTCGAAACTTGCCACTGCCGGACTCGACACAGTCGGTATCAGAATGCCGTCGTTTCCGCGTGCGCATGAGTTTCTGCTCAAATGCGAAACGCCCGTAGCGGCTCCGTCCGCAAACGTTTCGGGCCGCCCGAGTCCGACAACTTGGCAAGCTGTCCGAGAAGATCTCGATGGCAGAATTGACTGCATTCTCCGCGGCGATCCGACTGAGATCGGACTGGAATCGACCGTAGTTGACTGCAGCGATGACATTCCTGTCATTTTGCGTCGCGGTTCTGTGACAATGGAAATGCTGCGCCGCATAGTGCCCGACATCACTGCGGCCGCGGGCAGCGAAGAACTCCGCCGAAGTCCCGGCATACGGCACAAACACTACGCACCGCGTGCGGTCGTTGAACTGGTCAAAACTCCTCCGGAACCGCGTTCTGATGCAGCATTTATCGGACTATCAACGAAGAACGACGGCTGGGGACACTCGCGTTATTGTCGAGACATCGAAGAATACGCAAGGGAAGTTTTCGAATTCTTTCGTGAATGCGACCGACGCGGCATCGCGACGGTCTACTGCCAGAGCGTCGGATCGGCAGGCATCGGCGAGGCGTTGATGGACCGTCTGCGGCGTGCTGCCGAGCGGTGATCAGCGTCTGCGGACCAGGAAAATGCCGTATCTGGTGTTGTCGCCCAGAAGTTCACCCGTTATTACCTCAGAATTTATGAGCGTCTCCGTTCGCTTCAGCGGAGCGATGATAAGTATTTGTCCTGTCTGACTGTCTTCCAGATATTGGGCGATCTCAGTGTCTTTGTCAAAACGCCGCTGCCGTCCGTCTTCAGTCCTTAGCAGGCGTCCCGCGGCATAAAACTCCGCATTGTGCTGCAGCGTATCAAACCCAACCACAAGCTCCGACGTATGACCGCGCTCCGCGGCGGCAGTTATCAGCGATCTCACAGAATCATGATCGGCAAATTTCGGCAGTGCGAACGCCACGATCAAAAAGACAACGACGAGAGTAGATCCGGCGAGTCCTAAGATGGCATTTCGCCATTGCGGGCTTTCAGCAGCTTTCCCGTACGTATACAGCGATGTCATCAGCACCGTTGCGGGGACGGCGGGAAGAATGTATCCCGGCAACTTTGAGCCGGAAAATGAGAAAAAGAAGAGCGGAACCGCTAGCCAAGACAGCGAGAAGAGGAGTAGAGGAGAAGAGGAGGCAAGGAGATCGGGAGTATTCGAATTTCCGGAATTTGCTTCTTGAGTCTCTGCGTCTCGGCGGCGAAAGATCGCTTTAGGTGCCTTCCACAAACCGGCGAAAAACACCGGCATCCACGGTATCGTCATCAGCGGCAGCACCCAAAAATAGAAATGAAAGGGCTGCGGGTGCTGATATTTATTCGACGTAAAACGCGCGAAATGATGCTGCACGAAGAATTCGTCGATGAATTCCCAGCCGTGCAGCATGTACATTGGCAGATACCATGTCGCGGCAACCGCAGCTGCGAGAAATGAGCCCCAAAACAAACTTAGCAAAAGCCCACGCGATGGCCATCGCCACGAGAGAACGAAATACGCTCCGACTATCGCAAAAGGGAAGACGATGCCGATCAGACCTTTTGCGAGCAACGCGACGCCAATGAAGAAATAGAATCCGACGAGTCCCGACTTTTTGCCGCCGCGGTCATAGGCGTAAAAGCAGGCAAGCGACGCCGTAATGGGGAAGGTTACCGTTATGTCGAAACTCGCACCGCGGGCGAAAACCACTATGCCAAGCGTCGTTGCGGCTATCAGCGTCGCAAAGAATGCGAGCTGCTTTCTACCGGTTACAGTTTCCTCTGTGCGGCCGATCAGCCAAATACTTGCGATGGTACCGAGTCCGAACAATGCCGGCCCAAGCCTTGCCGCCCATTCTGAAACGCCGAATATACTGAATGCCGCGATCTGCGACCAGTAGAGAAGTGCCGGCTTCTCGAACCAATGAAACCCGCCGAGCGTGGTCGTTATCCAATCTCCGGTTTGCCACATCTCTCTGGCGACCTGTGCATACCGCGGTTCGTCAGGCCCGAGCAGCGGCACACCGAGCCCGAAAAAATAAAAGATAACGACCGCGATACCGAACGCATACCAAACAAAATTCGGCACGCCCGGCACTGCTGAGTTATTTTGATTTTCGGTTTCGCCCGACATCGATAAGAATGTAAAGTATTGCTGAAAAGGGACTTGTTATCAAATTATGTCTTCTGAAGATAAGCTGCGAGTTGCCGCCATCGGGGTCGGGAGCCTCGGCCGCCATCATGCTCGAAATTATGCAGAACTCGCCGCAGCGGGCGATGTCGAATTTATCGGCGTCTGCGATACGGATTCCACGACCGCGGACGAGATCTCGCGTACTCATTCTTGCGGGAAATTCACCGATTGGCGGGAGCTTCTCGACCGTGTTGATGCCGTATCGATCGCCACGCCGACCGAAACGCATCGCGACATCGCGTGTGCTTTTCTGGAAAAGGGAATCCACGTTCTCGTTGAAAAGCCGATCGCCATCACGCTAGACGAAGCGGACGCGATGATCGCCGCCGCCGAGTCGTCGGGGGCGAAGCTGATGGTCGGCCAACTCGAGCGTTTCAATCCCGCGATGGTGGCATTGCGGCCGCACGTCACCAAGCCGCTTTATTTCGAAATACACCGAGTTTCGCCTTTTCCGAACCGCTCGCTAGATGTGGATGTGGTTCTCGATGTGATGATCCACGACCTGGATGCGGTCCAGTGGATGGTCGGCGAGGACGTTAAGGTCAGCGAGATCAGAGCCGTGGGAATTCCGGTCATTTCCGATAAAGTTGACGCAGCCAACGCCCGCATCGAATTTGAGAACGGGGCCGTCGCGAACATCACGGCCTCGCGTATCGGCACCGAGAAGATCCGCAAGACGCGTTTCTACCAAACGAACGCCTACGTCGTTCTGGACTACGTCACGAAATTCGCGTCGCTGACCTCGATGGACCCGACGGCGTCGCATCCGCTGCTGGGTATTTCGATCAACAGGCTTGAGATCAACGATATTGAGCCGCTGCGTGCCGAGATCACCGCTTTTCTGGATTCGATCCGCAACGACACCGAACCTGCCGTTACGGGCCAAGACGGCCGGCGCGCTCTAGCACTCGCAGTCGGCGTTCTTGAGAAGATCGACCGGCATGCCAAGCGTGTGTTCGCACAATGAAAAACGAACGAATTTCCGAATTTCTTGTTGAGCGTATCGCGGAGGGTGATTTTCCGTCGGCGGTTTATCTTATCGCGGAACACGGCGAGATCGTCTTTCAGGACGCTCTGGGAAATGCTGTGGTCGAACCCCGAGTCATTCCCGCCGGCTTCGACACAATCTACGATGCTGCCAGCCTCACAAAAGTGCTCGCAACGGGACTATTGGTTGCGATCGCGATCGAACGCGGTGATCTGGATCCAAATCAGCCCATCGGAACCATTCTTAGCGAATTTCACATTTCTGTGCACGCCGATGTGACCGTAAATCTTCTTGCGATGCACACTTCGCGGCTGCCCGCATGGAAGCCTTTCTATCTTCTTGTCGATCACGCGGACGAGGTTCTCGACGAGATCGCGAGGACATTGCCGGTTGAAAATACCGGCGGCGTCATTTACAGCGATCTGAATTTCATAACGCTGGCCGCGATACTGGAACGCATATATGACGAGGAACTCGATGTGCTGTTTCACAGAATGATCGCCGAACCGCTCGGCCTCGCGGACACTTTGTTTCGTCCGCCTGCCGACCTGAGGGGCCGAATTGCTGCAAGCGAAAAGGGAAATGAGTACGAACGCCTGATGTGTATTCATTCTGAATTCCTTCCTCCGACGGCTGAAGGCGTCGGCGGCCGCAGTTTTCGGGCTCAGGTGATCTGGGGCGAGGTTCACGACGGAAACGCCTTTTTCATGGGCGGTGTTGCAGGACACGCGGGGCTTTTTTCGACCGCGGAAGACGTTCTCAAAATAGCGTTGCAGTTTTTACCGAAATACTCGCAGCTATTGAAGCCCGAAACCTGTGAACTTTTCCGAACCAATTTTACTAATGGGATGAACGAGGACCGCGCGTTCGCATTCCAGCTTGCCTCAACAAGAGATTCGACAGCCGGGACTAAGATGTCGCCGGACAGCTTTGGACACAATGGGTTTACCGGCACGAGCTTATGGATCGATCCGGTCAAGGATCGCATTTTCGTGCTGCTGACGAACCGCACGCACGCTCATCCGCTGCCGTTCGAGAACATTAACGGCGTCAGGCGCACATTTCACGACATTGCGATAGAATTGCTCGACAACGAAAACTGACGAAATGGAAGTTGGCGATCACAAGCTCGACGTGTCATTCAGGGACGCTCTCAGGTTCTGGATAAAACTCGGCTTCATCTCTTTCGGCGGGCCGGCCGGCCAGATCGCGATAATGCACAAAGAGCTGGTCGAACGCCGCGGCTGGATCGACGACAAGAGCTTTCTGAACGCGCTGAATTTCTGCATGCTGCTTCCGGGACCGGAGGCACAACAGCTTGCGACCTATATCGGGTGGCGGCTGCACAAGATAAAGGGCGGGATCGCGGCGGGTGCGATGTTCGTTGTTCCCTCGGCCTTCCTGCTTCTGATCCTTTCATTCGTGTATGCACGGTATGGAACAGTCAGCGAGGTCGCCGCAGTGCTTGACGGTTTCAAACCGGTCGTCGTCGCCATTGTCGTTGAGGCCGTCATAAAGATCGGCAATAGATCGCTGATAACGGCGATGCATTTTGCCATCGCGATCTTTGCGTTTGTCGGCGTTCAATTCTTGAACGTGCCGTTCCCGCTTATTGTCTTAGCGGCATTACTATTCGGCCTTTTCGCAAGCCGGAATTCCGCCAAGGTAGCCGAGACTGTGGGCGAACCAGCAATGCCGACAGGCCGCTTTCACTTCATTAGGGTCGCGCTCGCCTGCTTTCTCTGCTGGCTTATTCCGCTTGCGGCATCGCTAGTTATATTTGGCCGCGAGAGCGTCGCGACGAAGCTGTATTTGTTCTTCACACAGGCTGCATTTGTGACGTTTGGCGGAGCATATGCTGTTTTGGCGTATGTTAATCAGGCAGCGGTCGGTGCCGGTTGGATAACCTCGGTCCAGGCGGTCGATGGACTTGCCTTGGCAGAAACAACGCCCGGGCCGCTGATAATGGTGCTGCAATTCGTCGGGTTTATGACCGGTTGGCAAAACGCGGGCAATTTCGATCAAACGTTCTTTGCCGTGGCCTGCGCTCTTCTGGTTACGTTCGCTACCTTTCTGCCGTCGTTCCTTTTTATATTCGGTGCAGGGCCGTATCTTGAAAAGATAAGCCGGAATTCACGTTTGAGCGGTGCGCTCGGGTTTGTGACGGCGGCGGTTGTCGGCGTTATACTGAACCTTTCAGTGGTTTTTGGTGCAGCCGTGGTCTGGCAGGATCATCAGTTGAACTTCTTTGCGGCCGCCGCCGCTGTAGCTGCTTTTGTTGCATTGTTCTTTTTTAAGGTCGATGTTGTTATCGTCGTGATCGCAGGCGGAGCGATCAGACTGCTGAAACATCTTTTTGTAGGCTAAATAAAATGGCAACTCGCGCTACTACCAGGCATCTTAACGACAGATTTCGCTCGAGATCTGAGTTCAGGCGTAGTGAGTGTGTACACATGAAGAGATATTTCACAGGAATTGCCCTGTTCGCGTTCGCGGCAGTGGCGTTGATGGCTCAGAACGACCGCACAACGCGTCCGCGTGTAGTCATTACGCCGCCGCCTCCGGTTCTCCAGAACGATACCAATGACAGCAGACAGCCGTCCGCTCCGCCCGTGCTTGGCGGGCGCAGCGGAAATCCATCGCCTGCTCCTACGGTCGAGCCGGTTGAAGATGATGACGATGGCGTGATCCGCGTCGAAACGAATCTGGTCGCGATGCCTGTCTCGGTGCTGGATAAGGACGGGCGTTTTATCAGCGGGCTGCAGCAGCGTGATTTTAAGATCTTCGAGAACGGAGTTGAACAGAAGATCGAGTATTTTCAGTCGGTAGAGCAGCCATTTTCGGTTGTCCTGATGATCGATACGTCGCCTTCGACGCAATTCCGGATCGAAGAGATCCAGAGCTCAGCGATCACATTCGTAGAGAAACTCCGCCCCGGCGACCGCATCATGGTGGTCTCGTTCGATCAGAACGTCAGGGTTCTGACACCATTCACGAACGACCGCAACGTTCTCAGGAACGCGATCAGGCAGGCAAGGTTCGGCGACGGGACCAGTCTGTACGAAGCGGTCGATCAGGTCATCAACCGTCACCTCAGCCAGGTTGAGGGGCGAAAAGCTGTGGTCATATTCAGCGATGGTGTCGATACTACGTCGCGAAGGGCGACCTACGAGAGCACGATCCGAGCAACCGAAGAGATCGACGCTCTTTTTTACACCGTTCGTTACGACACATCTGACTATATGGCCGGCCGAGGAGGAGGCGGAGGATATCCACCGCCAACGACCCGCCGCCCGAGCGGAAGGGTCTCAATGGGCGATATTCTGGCATCTATCATCCTTGGCGGCGGCGTTAATATCGGTACGGGAGGCGGCGGCCGCGGAAATACGCGTGCTGAATATGAAAAAGGCCGCGAATACCTGGAAGCGATCTCTCAAAACAGCGGCGGCAGAAAGTTTGAGGCAGATTCACTGATTAATGTGGACGCAGCGTTCACGGGCATTGCAGAGGAGCTCAGACGCCAGTATTCGATCGGCTATTATCCTGAGAACGTCGGCCAGCCCGGCGAACGGAAGCAGATCCGCATTCGTGTTATGCGTCCCGGCGTGAGCGTTCGTGCAAAGAACAGCTATATCGTGGGACGTCACGGAAACAGCGCGTCAAAATAGGATCGCAGCGAACTCAGATCTCAGTGCCGTCAGCGATGACGGCATTTTTAGGCACTATGATGATGCCGTCGCGAATATAGATAGAGCCGTCAGGTGCATCGTAGTTCTCAATATTCTCTCGATTTATCAGCTTAACGTTGCTGCCGATACGGACGTTCTTGTCGAGTATCGCCTTTTGAATCACGCAGTTCGTCCCAATGCCGATGTGCGGACGTTTCAGCCGCATATTGGTTTCGATCTCGCCCAGCGATTCAAAAAGATCAGAGCCCATGACGATCGAGCTGTCCACTTCGACGCCGTTGTCGATTCGGCTTCTAAGCCCAATGATCGAACGTCGAACCTTTACGCCGTTCAGGATACAGCCTTCTGAGACCATCGAATCGTCGATATCACAGTCGTGAAGCTTTGACGGCGGTAGATAACGGCTGCGTGTATAGATCGGTGCGGTAGTGTCAAAGAAGTTGAATCGCGGCAGCGGCGTCGCCAGATCGAGATTCGCCTCGTAGAATGCCTTGATCGTTCCGATGTCTTCCCAATAGTCCTTGAATAAATTCGCGACAACGCGGTATTGGTCTATTGCCGCGGGAATGATCTCCCGCCCGAAATCGACCCACGAGTTGTCGGTTTTCAACAGATCGACGAGCTTCTTCACGTCAAAAACATATATGCCCATCGACGCCAGATATGGCCGGTTGATGGCTTCGGCGGCTGAAAGGCCGAAATTTGTTGTGTCAACCCGCATCTCGCGAAGGGCATCGCCGGTCGGCTTTTCGCGAAACTCGACGATCTCGCCATCAGCATTGGTTTTCAGCAGACCAAAGCCTTCCGCCTCTTCTTCACGGCATGGAACTACCGAGATTGTAACGTCCGCACCGGATTCGGTGTGCCGCTTTAGGAATTTGCGATAGTCCATCCTGTAAAGGTGGTCGCCTGAGAGGATCAGGAGTGTATCGACCTTCAGATCCTGAATGTGCGGCAGCATCTGCCTGACGGCGTCGGCGGTGCCCTGAAACCAATCGGGATGTTCCTTGGTTTGCTCGGCCGCAAGCACCTCAACAAAACCGGTCGAAAAACGCGAAAATCTGTAAGTTCTAGAAATATGACGATTTAACGACGCCGAATTGAACTGTGTGAGGACGAATATCTGCGTCAGATCGGAGTTGATGCAGTTCGAAACAGGAACGTCGATCAGGCGATACGTCCCGCCAAGCGGAACCGCCGGCTTTGACCTTTCCCGCGTCAGCGGAAACAAACGTGAGCCGGCTCCGCCGCCCAATATCACCGTTACAACGTTGTCGTATCGCCCCATAATAGTGAATAGTGAATAGTGGCAAGTGAATAGTCAAGGAAAGCAGGTAGGCCTTGACTAATCGCGGCTTACAATTCACGATTTACTAACCGAATGTGGAAATTCGTCAGAACTCTTTCATTGATCTTTGTCGGCGGCATTGCGATCTGGCTGCTGTTCGAGGTGATCACATTTCCATCGATCTCTTCTCTTCGGGCGGACAATCCGACGACGACCTCATTCATCGAAAACCGCCTTCAAGAGGCCGCCGCCGAAGGCCGCGAACCACGTAAGTTCATGATCTGGATGCCGATGGAGCAGATCAGCCCGAACCTGCAGCGTGCCGTGATCGCGGGCGAGGATGCGAGGTTTTTCGAACATAACGGTTTTGACTGGGATGCGATACAAAAGGCGTGGGACGAGGCAGTGAAAGAAGGCGAACGCGAGGCAAAGACCGAGGGCGACTTTGACCCGAACAGCTGGATACCTACAATGCCGTCATTCAGACGCGGGGCTTCGACAATAACACAGCAGCTGGCGAAGAATCTCTTCCTTTCAGAAGACCGCAACTTCCTCCGAAAAGGCCGCGAAGCGGTCTACACCTACTTTTTGGAACGAAATCTCTCGAAAAAGCGCATCTTAGAACTGTACCTTAACGTCATCGAATGGGGCGACGGCGTTTATGGTGCCGAGGCGGCTGCTCGGACGTATTTTAACAAGAGCGCGTCGAATCTGACCCGCGACGAAGCGGCGTTCCTCGCCGCGATGGTTCCTAGCCCGTTGAACGTGTTCAACCCGCAAAAGAACCGCAAACGTGTCGTCCGCCGGCAGCGTGTGCTGATGAAATATATGAATTCCGTCAAACTTGCGTATTGACAAGTGGTGCATAATTGAATTAGAAGAGAACGATAAATGAAAGTAATAGCCCTATTTGCAGTAATGGTCTGCGTTGCAACGGTCGGCCTGTCAACGTCCCTTTTTGACGTGACCCGGCATAATTCGAACGTCTGGCCTGATGTTCAGGACGACGTTAAGATGCCGGGCGTCGTTATACTTGGTAAAGGCTCGAAGCTCGGCGGCGTTCGTTTTGACCATGTCAGCCACAACGGCGGCACCTACAGCATTTCGGGCACGGGACCGATCGGCTGTACGGAATGTCATCACGCGGCACGTCCGGCTTCTGAAATTGCCAAACATCCTCCGCTAAAGACAGCCTGGCCTGCCGACCGGACGACCACATTGACGGCAGACCTTTTCGCCAAAGAGCCCGCAGCAGCCGGCGTTGCTAAATGTGCCGACTGTCATGCTCCCGCGGGCGAAAAGCCGAAACTGCTTGAAAAGATACCCGAGATCAAGCATGAATCGAGCGCTGCGATGATATCTCTGAACAATCAGCAGGCGATGCATCGAGCGTGTGCCGGCTGCCATACCGAATACAAAAAGACACATCCTCAGTCTAAAGCACCGACCGCGATGCAGTGCGTCATGTGCCATAAGAAAGGAACTTAGGCCTACAGAGGAGGAAGGGAGTAGAGGAGTAGAAGAAAAAGAGCGTCGCGAAACATTTGCGACGCTCTTTTTTAATGTGATGACAGAAAAAGCGAACTACTACTTCTTCTTGCCTCCGACGATCGTCATCTCATCAACCACCCACTTCGCGTTGCCGAATTTCTCAGTAACGAAAAGCACATAGCGGATATCGACAGAGATCGTGCGGTTCTTTTCGGGGTCATAGTAGAAATCGTTGCCGAGTCCTTCATAGTTCCCGTCAAAGCAGACGCCGACAAGATGGCCGTTCGCGTCCAGGATCGGACTGCCGCTGTTTCCGCCGATGATGTCGGTGGTTGAGATGAAATTCACGACAACCGAATCACCGGTTCCGTATGCACCGAAATCGCGGGCATTGTGGAGCTGACGCAGTTTTTCAGGAACGTCCCACGGATTGATGCCCGTCTCCTTTTCGAACATTCCCTTCATTGTTGTCAGCGGCGAGCGGAATTCCGCCTCACGCGACTGATAGCCTTTCACATGGCCGTACGTGAAACGCAGCGTCGAGTTCGCGTCCGGGTAAACCGTGGCTACGCCTTTCATCTCCGTCAATGCCTGCATATAAAGCAGTCGCAGACGGTCGATCTGCGAAGCGAACTTCTGCGAACGGGCATTTACCGCATTTCTCTCGGCGATGATGCCTCGGACAAAATCCTTGATCTTCTCGCGTTCCGGATTGAAGTCCATCGTCTGCGGGCCGTAAAGCCCGGCGATGCGTTCCGGATTGGCGTAATAGCCGTTAGCGATCGAATTCGCGAATTCAGCCTCAGCATCGCGGCGGGCTTTGCCTTTGAGCGTGCCGAAAAGGTCCTCTGCGGCCTTGAACTTCTGACCCGCAGGCAGATTGTCGAATTCGCGGAAGAAGAACTTCAGCATCTCCAACTCGTGAGCGGCCTCACGGCCTTCGAAAGCCTTTTTGACCTCTTCAAGCTTTGCGGCACGCTTCTCGTTGTCAAGCACCTGATTGGCTGCAATACCCTGAAACACAAGTCCGAGAACCGTCATCGAGTTCGGGTCCGGAAATCGCCGGATAATAACGTCACGCATCTGAGCGGCGTTGGATTCTTCGGAAAGGGCTTTCAATTCAGAAAGCAGCGTCCCATATTTCTGCTGGCGAGCGGGATTTGCCGCGATCCACGCAGCAAGCTTTGCTTCCTCAGCTTCACGCATCTCAACGACACGCGAACGCTTCAGCCTCAAGTGGCCGCCGCCGAACGCCTTACGCGAATTGTCAAAACTCGCGATGTCGGACTGCAGAGCGATACGCTTTTCTTCGTCAGATTCGCCGACCTTGCGAAGGCTGTTGCCCAGAGCGTCAAGCCAGCGTTCGAGGAAAGGGAAGTTGGCGTCGCGGGCATACTTCATCGACCAGCTTTCGCGATAGCGAGTCGTCGAGCCGGGATAGCCGAGCACGAAAACGAAATCACCGTCCTTCACGCCCGCGATGCTCGTGGTGAGGTGTTTTTTCGGCTTGTACGGGACGTTGTTCACCGAATAGTCGGCGGAAGTGCCGTCCGGTGCAGTGTACGCACGCAGGAACGTGAAATCGCCGGTGTGACGCGTCCATTCGAAATTGTCAGGATCGCCGCCGAATACGCCGATGTTCCTGGGCGGTGCGTAAACGACGCGGATGTCCTTGATCTGCTTTGTCTGATAGAGGAAATAAAAGAAACCGCTGTTCAGCATTTGGATGCGGACATTCGAGCCGGCGGGAGCCTTTGCCTGCTCGGCTGCAAGCAGGTCGTCGGTGTTCTTTTTGAGTGCCGCGGCAAGAGCTTCGCCGCTCAGATTCGCGGTGCCCGCCTTGATCTTTGCCGTGACGTCCTCGCTGCGTTCGGTGATGAATATCGAATAGCCTTTCGCGGGTATCTCGCCCGCACGGCTGTCCGTGCGAAAGCCGTTTTCGACGAGGTCGTTCTCGGGCGTGGATGCCGAAACCAGAGCGTCAAAAGCACAGTGGTGATTTGTCAGTATCAGCCCTTGAGGCGAAACGAACTCAGCACTGCAGCCGATGCTGAGACGGATAACTGCATCCGTCAGGCCGCCGCCTGCGGGATTGTAAATATCTGTCGGTTTGATCTTCAGACCCTTGGCTTTGAGCGGCAGCGAGCCGATCTGTCCCGGGGCGAACATTCCTTCGTCGAACCGGGCGAAGACGGAAGAAATTGATGTTAAAGCGATCGCGAAAACGGCGAACGCTGTGATAAGGCGATTAGATCGATTATGCATATTTGTTAGACCTACAAGGAATTTTATTTGGAAGTGCAAATCACGATGATATCAGCAATGAGGTTCAAGAAAAAAACGAGCCGTTCAATAGAAGGCTCGTGTGCGAAAAAGGTTCGATGGTAAATTAATTTGCAACAATGGTCGTCTCGGGCGGCAGAAGCCGTCGCGGATCGGTCGGTCGGTCGTTTATTCGGAGTTCGTAATGCAGATGCGGTCCCGTAGAACGTCCCGTCGAGCCGATCTGTCCGATCTGTTGGCCGCGAGTGACGGTGTCGCCCACGGCGACCTCGATCTTGGAAAGATGCCCGTAACGCGTGACAACGCCATTGCCGTGGTCGATGTCGATGACATTACCGTAGCCGCCGCTATAGCCTGCCTTTACAACAGTTCCGCCGCCGGGAGCTAAGATCGGATCGCCTCGTTCGCCGTCAACGTCCAGCCCTGCGTGAAACTCATACGAGCGCCCGCCAAAAGGATTCCTGCGGAAACCGAACTCGTTGTTCACCTTTCCATTCGCAGGCCAGGCATTGGGAAGGAAAGCTTCTTCCAGCATTTCCGTTGCCTCGCGAATGCCAGCCTCGATATCAGACTCGTTATCGTT
This sequence is a window from Acidobacteriota bacterium. Protein-coding genes within it:
- a CDS encoding threonylcarbamoyl-AMP synthase, whose translation is MRTLITDSTDEAAEIVRRGGLVAFPTETVYGLGADVFNESALRRIFEAKQRPPDNPLIIHIADISQIGELAEHVTDKARKLIEAFFPGPLTVVVKKCERVSKLATAGLDTVGIRMPSFPRAHEFLLKCETPVAAPSANVSGRPSPTTWQAVREDLDGRIDCILRGDPTEIGLESTVVDCSDDIPVILRRGSVTMEMLRRIVPDITAAAGSEELRRSPGIRHKHYAPRAVVELVKTPPEPRSDAAFIGLSTKNDGWGHSRYCRDIEEYAREVFEFFRECDRRGIATVYCQSVGSAGIGEALMDRLRRAAER
- a CDS encoding glycosyltransferase family 39 protein is translated as MSGETENQNNSAVPGVPNFVWYAFGIAVVIFYFFGLGVPLLGPDEPRYAQVAREMWQTGDWITTTLGGFHWFEKPALLYWSQIAAFSIFGVSEWAARLGPALFGLGTIASIWLIGRTEETVTGRKQLAFFATLIAATTLGIVVFARGASFDITVTFPITASLACFYAYDRGGKKSGLVGFYFFIGVALLAKGLIGIVFPFAIVGAYFVLSWRWPSRGLLLSLFWGSFLAAAVAATWYLPMYMLHGWEFIDEFFVQHHFARFTSNKYQHPQPFHFYFWVLPLMTIPWMPVFFAGLWKAPKAIFRRRDAETQEANSGNSNTPDLLASSSPLLLFSLSWLAVPLFFFSFSGSKLPGYILPAVPATVLMTSLYTYGKAAESPQWRNAILGLAGSTLVVVFLIVAFALPKFADHDSVRSLITAAAERGHTSELVVGFDTLQHNAEFYAAGRLLRTEDGRQRRFDKDTEIAQYLEDSQTGQILIIAPLKRTETLINSEVITGELLGDNTRYGIFLVRRR
- a CDS encoding Gfo/Idh/MocA family oxidoreductase, translated to MSSEDKLRVAAIGVGSLGRHHARNYAELAAAGDVEFIGVCDTDSTTADEISRTHSCGKFTDWRELLDRVDAVSIATPTETHRDIACAFLEKGIHVLVEKPIAITLDEADAMIAAAESSGAKLMVGQLERFNPAMVALRPHVTKPLYFEIHRVSPFPNRSLDVDVVLDVMIHDLDAVQWMVGEDVKVSEIRAVGIPVISDKVDAANARIEFENGAVANITASRIGTEKIRKTRFYQTNAYVVLDYVTKFASLTSMDPTASHPLLGISINRLEINDIEPLRAEITAFLDSIRNDTEPAVTGQDGRRALALAVGVLEKIDRHAKRVFAQ
- a CDS encoding serine hydrolase, whose product is MKNERISEFLVERIAEGDFPSAVYLIAEHGEIVFQDALGNAVVEPRVIPAGFDTIYDAASLTKVLATGLLVAIAIERGDLDPNQPIGTILSEFHISVHADVTVNLLAMHTSRLPAWKPFYLLVDHADEVLDEIARTLPVENTGGVIYSDLNFITLAAILERIYDEELDVLFHRMIAEPLGLADTLFRPPADLRGRIAASEKGNEYERLMCIHSEFLPPTAEGVGGRSFRAQVIWGEVHDGNAFFMGGVAGHAGLFSTAEDVLKIALQFLPKYSQLLKPETCELFRTNFTNGMNEDRAFAFQLASTRDSTAGTKMSPDSFGHNGFTGTSLWIDPVKDRIFVLLTNRTHAHPLPFENINGVRRTFHDIAIELLDNEN
- the chrA gene encoding chromate efflux transporter, whose protein sequence is MEVGDHKLDVSFRDALRFWIKLGFISFGGPAGQIAIMHKELVERRGWIDDKSFLNALNFCMLLPGPEAQQLATYIGWRLHKIKGGIAAGAMFVVPSAFLLLILSFVYARYGTVSEVAAVLDGFKPVVVAIVVEAVIKIGNRSLITAMHFAIAIFAFVGVQFLNVPFPLIVLAALLFGLFASRNSAKVAETVGEPAMPTGRFHFIRVALACFLCWLIPLAASLVIFGRESVATKLYLFFTQAAFVTFGGAYAVLAYVNQAAVGAGWITSVQAVDGLALAETTPGPLIMVLQFVGFMTGWQNAGNFDQTFFAVACALLVTFATFLPSFLFIFGAGPYLEKISRNSRLSGALGFVTAAVVGVILNLSVVFGAAVVWQDHQLNFFAAAAAVAAFVALFFFKVDVVIVVIAGGAIRLLKHLFVG